TGTCCATTTCCATAGAAGTCAATTCCGAGCACTCGTTGACGATTTCATTTGGCTACAATACAGACTTATTTAATCCGTCCAGCATAGCACGAATGATCGGACATTTTGTGAATTGGCTCGAACAAGTGATGGCATATCCTGAGGAGCCAATAGAAGGCTTGCGACTGATTTCAGAAGAGGAAGAAAGACAACTGCTGGAGATGTGGAGTAATTATTAGGAGGTGCTGTATGCAAGATTCCATTACCGCATTATTTGAAGAACAAGTGGAACTTCATCCTGATGCCATTGCATTGGTATACAAAGATGCAAGCCTTACCTACAAGGAGCTTAACAGCAGAGCGAATCGATTGGCGCATTATTTAAAATCGTGCGGGGTTGGAGCAGAGAGCCGAGTGGGCTTGTACATGGATCGCTCGTTTGAAATGATCGTCAGTATGGTCGCTATTATAAAGGCAGGCGGGGCCTATGTCCCGCTTGACCCTGCCTACCCCGAGCAACGATTGTTTTATATGTTGCAAGATGCAAGCATTTCGATTGTGCTGACACAAGAAAGCTTGGTGCCCAGATTGCCAGACGGAACGAAAATCGTTTGTCCCGATCTGGACGCTAGCAAGATCAACAAGGAATCAGATGCGAATGTAGGCGAGAGCACGACTTCGGAAAGCCTAGCCTATTTGATGTATACGTCTGGTTCGACAGGAAATCCCAAAGGGGTGCTCATCCCGCACCGAGGGGTAGTTCGACTTACGAAGCATGCCTCTTATGTATCGCTCACACCGGACGAAACCATGCTGCAACTCGCGTCGATCTCATTCGATGCGGCGACTTTCGAAATCTGGGGGAGCTTGCTAAATGGCGCGAAATTAGTGATTTATCCATTTCACGGTCTGTCTCTTGAAGAGTTGGGACAGGTGTTGCGCGACGAAAAAATCAGCACGTTATGGCTAACCGCAGGCGTCTTTCATCAAATGATCGATTACCGGATCGAAGACTTAAAAGGGGTACGTCAATTGTTGACGGGCGGCGATATCGTGTCGGCCAAGCATGCGCAACGAGCCTTGGACATGTTACCGAATACACTGGTGATTAACGGGTATGGCCCGACAGAAAACACGACATTTACTTGCTTTTATCACATAACACAGAAGAACGAGATTCAACATTCCGTTCCGATTGGCCGACCAATCAATGATACCGAGGTCTTTATCCTAAACGATAAGCAAAAGCTCGTTCCTGTCGGTCTCGTGGGCGAATTATACGTGGGGGGCAAGGGACTCGCTTTCGGATATTGGAATCGACCGGAGTTGAACGAAGAGAAATTTATTCCGCATCCATTTCAACCAGACGCGGAAGCGAAACTATACAGGACGGGCGACTTGGTGAAATATGTACCGGGGCGAGGAATCGAATTTATCGGGCGAAAGGATAATCAAGTCAAAATAAGAGGAAACCGGATTGAGCTCGGTGAGATCGTGGCTGTTCTCAACCAGCATGAGAGTGTACGGGAAGCCGTCGTCCTTGTACATGAATATGGAGCGGATGATAAACGGCTGATTGCTTATATCGCGGGAGACGGAGATGTCGATGAGTGGAAACGGTATGCGAATGAGCAATTGCCGCCTTTCATGGTCCCTTCCTATTTTGTGAAAATGGACGTTTTTCCGCTCACAGCTAACGGGAAGGTAGACCGACAAGCATTACCGTTGCCAGATATGCGCACGATGAAGGATGAATTTGTCGCACCACGTACGGATACAGAGAATCGGATCGCAGAGATTTGGTATGAAATTTTAAAGGTGGAGCGTCTTAGCATTCATGACTCCTTTTTCGATTTGGGCGGACACTCGCTGCTTGCGACGCAGGTCATATCCCGCTTGCAGGATGCCTTTCAACTGTCTATTCCGTTGCGCATGTTGTTTGAATGCCCGACGATCGCAAGCCTCGATGCCAAAATCATGGAGCTTGACCGGGATGGCAAAAGAGAACGAACACCAGCTATTGCGAGAGTCTCTCATCGAGACAAGTTGCCGCTATCGCATGCCCAGCAGCGTCTATGGTTTTTGCATCAATTGGAGCCGGAGAGTACGGCTTATAACGTTCCACACGTGTGGCGTTTAACAGGGAAATGGGATGTGCGGGCGCTGGAAACGGGATGGAATGCGCTCCTTCAACGCCATGACATCTTGCGCACTGTGTTTCCGAATGAAGGGGGTCAACCTTTCCAGGTCATTGAACCCTATGTGTATCAAACGTTACCCGTGATTGATCTACGCGATCAACCTACCGTCGAAAAAGAAGAGCAAATCCACGACTATATCAAACAGGAATCAGACAAAAGCTTTGATCTACAGAGAGGACCTTTGATTCAAGTCAAATTAATCGTCGTAGAAGAGGAGCAGTTCCTTTTGCTGTGCACGATGCATCATGTCATTACGGATGGCTGGTCAGAGGATATCTTATTGGAAGAATGGCTGGCCTTTTACGAGGAAGCAGAGAGTGGAACACGTGTGGAGCTGCCAGAATTGCCGATTCAATACGCGGATTTTGCGGTATGGCAGCGCGAATGGCTGACGGATGAGGTGATGGGCCAACAACTCGACTATTGGAAAGCGGAGTTGTCCGGGGAGCTTCCTGTCTTGCAATTGCCGATCGATCGACCAAGACCAAGCATTCAAACGTATGCCGGAAGTATGCATAAGATTGTACTGGCATCCGAACTGCTTGAAAAGCTGAAAGCGCTCAGTCGGCAAGAGAATACGACGTTATTTATGACCCTGTTGGCCGCTTACCAAGGTTTTTTATCCAGATATACCGGACAAAACGATATTTTAGTGGGCAGCCCCATAGCGAACCGAAATGTAAAGGAAATCGAAGGCTTGATTGGCTTTTTCGTCAATACGCTCGTCTACCGGGCAAACCTCCAAGACAATCCAACGTTCAAGCAATTGCTTGCCCAAGTAAAAGAAAAAGCTCTACAGGCACAGGAGTACCAGGATGTTCCGTTTGAAAAAATCGTCGAAATGCTGCAAGTGGAACGCAATCCAAGCTACTCCCCGGTATTTCAGACAGTGTTCACATGGGCAGAAATGGAAGCGGATGTCTATCGCACGTCCAGTGGACAATTAGAAAAAATGCCGGTTCAGATCAATGTGGCGAAATTTGATCTTCAATTATCCATGGGTGAGTCCGAGGACGGTCTCGTGATGAACATGATCTACAACACGGATCTATTTGATCCATCCACGATTGGAAAAATGACAGACCACTTCGCTTATTGGTTGCAAGAGCTTGTGAACGAACCGGACGTGCCGATGGCCTTGCTGGAATTGTTGACCGAGGAAGAACGTCACAAGCTCTTACTCGAATGGAATCACACGAGGGCTACAGTCTCCATGCTAGATTCTATCCCCACATTATTTGAGGAACAAGTGGAGCTTCATCCCGACGCCACTGCATTAGTATACAAAGGCACGAGCCTGTCCTATCGAGAGCTTAATAGCAGAGCGAATCAATTGGCGCATTATTTAAAAGCGTGCGGGGTGGGAGCAGATAGCCGAGTTGGCTTGTACATGGATCGCTCGTTTGAAATGATCATCAGTATGGTCGCTATTGTAAAGGCAGGCGGGGCCTATGTCCCGCTTGACCCTGCCTATCCTGAGCAACGATTGCTTTACATGCTGCAAGATGCAAGCATTTCGATTGTGCTGACACAAGAAAGCTTGATGTCCAGATTGCCAGACGGATTGAAAATCGTTTGTCCCGATCTGCAAGCTAGCGAGATCAATAAGGAATCAGTGGCAAATCTGGGCGAGCGTACGACTTCGGAAAGCCTTGCCTATTTGATGTATACGTCCGGTTCGACAGGAAATCCCAAAGGGGTACTCATCCCACATCGCGGGGTGATCCGCCTTACGAAGCAAGTCTCTTATGTATCACTCACACCGGATGAAATCATGCTGCAACTCGCGTCGATCTCATTTGATGCAGCGACCTTCGAAATCTGGGGGAGCTTGCTAAATGGCGCGAAATTGGTGATTTATCCATTTCACGGTCTGTCTCTTGATGAGCTGGGACAGGTGTTGCGCGACGAAAAAATCAGCACGTTATGGCTAACCGCAGGCGTCTTTCATCAAATGATTGATTACCGGATCGAAGATTTAAGAGGAGTGCGTCAATTATTGGCTGGTGGCGACATCTTGTCCGCCAAGCATGCGCAACGTGCCTTGGATATGTTACCAGATACAGTGGTGATTAACGGGTATGGTCCGACTGAAAATACGACATTTACTTGCTATTATCCTATAAAAAATAAGAGCGCAATTCAGCACTCCGTTCCGATCGGTCGACCGATCGATGATACAGAAATCTATATCTTAAACGAAATGGTAAAGGTAGTTCCTGACGGTCTCGTAGGGGAATTGTATGTGGGAGGCAAGGGACTGGCTTTCGGATACTGGAATCGACCAGAGATGAACGAAGAGAAATTTATTCCACACCCGTTTCAACAAGACTCCAAAGCGAGGTTATACAGGACGGGCGACCTGGTGAAATATGTGCCGGGGCGTGGAATTGAATTTATCGGTCGAAAAGATAATCAAGTCAAAATAAGAGGAAACCGGATTGAGCTCGGTGAGATTGTAGCTGTCCTCAGCCAGCATGAGAGTGTAAGAGACGCCGTCGTCCTTGTACATGATTATGGAGCGGATGATAAACGTCTGATTGCTTATATCGCGGGAGACGGGGATGTCGATGAGTGGAAACGGTATGCGAGTGAACGATTGCCGTCTTTCATGGTCCCTTCCTATTTTGTGAAAATGGATGTTTTCCCGCTTACAGCGAACGGGAAGGTGGACCGTCAAGCACTGCCGCTGCCAGAAATGCGCACGATGAAGGATGAATTCGTCGCACCACGTACGGTTACAGAGAGTCGGATCGCATCCATTTGGCGTGACGTTTTAAAAACGGAAACGGAATGCTTGGGTATCCACGATTCCTTTTTCGATTTGGGCGGACACTCGCTGCTTGCGACGCAGGTCATTTCCCGCTTGCAAAAAGCCTTCCATCTGTCTATCCCGTTGCGCATCCTGTTTGAATGCCCGACGATCGCAAGCCTCGATGCCAAAATTATGGAGCTGGGCCGGGATGGCAAAAGAGTACGGACACCAGCTATTGCGAAAGCCTCGCATCGAGAAAAGCTGCCGTTATCGCATGCCCAGCAGCGACTATGGTTTTTACATCAATTAGAGTCGGAGAGTACGGCGTACAACGTTCCTCACATGTGGCGCTTAACCGGGGAGTGGAATGTGCAGGCGTTGGAAACGGGATGGAATGCGCTCCTTCAACGACATGACATCTTGCGCACTGTGTTTTCGAATGAAGGGGGTCAACCTTTCCAGGTCATTGAACCCCATGTGTATCAAACATTGCCGGTGACTGATCTGCGCAATCGACCTGCCGCCGAAAAAGAAGAGCAAATCCACGATTTTATTATGCAGGAAACAGACAGAAGGTTCGATCTACAGCGCGGACCTTTGATTCAAGCCAAGTTAATCGTTGTTGAAGAGGATCAGTTCCTACTGCTGTGCACGATGCATCATGTCATTACGGATGGTTGGTCAGAGGATATCTTATTGGAAGAATGGCTGACCTTTTACGAGGAAGCAGAGAGCGGGGTACGTGCAGAGCTGGCAGAATTGCCGATTCAATACGCGGATTTCGCGGTATGGCAGCGCGAATGGCTGACGGATGAAGTGATGGGCCAACAACTGGATTATTGGAAAGCGGAGTTGTCCGGAGAGCTTCCTGTCCTGCAATTGCCAATTGATCGACCGAGACCAACCATTCAAACCTATGCGGGAAATATGCACAAGGTTGTGCTGGCAACTGAACTGCTTGAAAAGCTGAAAGCACTCAGTCGGCAAGAGAATACGACCTTGTTCATGACCTTGATGGCTGCTTACCAAGCCTTTTTATCCAGATATACCGGACAAAGTGATATTTTGGTGGGCAGCCCGATAGCGAACCGAAATGTAAAGGAAATCGAAGGCCTGATTGGCTTTTTCGTCAATACGCTCGTCTACCGGGCGAACCTCCAAGACAATCCAACATTCAAGCAATTGCTTGCCCAAGTAAAAGAAAAAGCGCTTCAGGCACAGGAGTATCAGGATGTTCCGTTTGAAAAAATCGTAGAAATGCTGCAACTGGAACGCAATACAAGCTACTCCCCAGTATTTCAGACGGTGTTCACATGGGCAGAAATGAAAGCGGATGTTTATCATTCGTCCAGTGGGCAATTAGAAAAAATGCCGGTTCAGATTAATGTGGCGAAATTTGATCTTCAGTTATCCATGGGTGAGTCTGAGGACGGTCTCGTAATGAACATGATCTACAACACGGATCTATTTGATCCATCCACGATTGAAAAAATGATAGAGCACTTCACCAATTGGTTGCAAGAGCTTGTGAACGCACCGGACGTGCCGATGGCCTTGCTAGAATTGTTGAGCGAGAAAGAACGTCACAAAATCGTCGTGGAGTGGAATGATACAGCAGTCGCCATTCCGGAGAATACATGCCTACATGAATTGTTTATCGAACAAGTAAAAAAGACACCGGAACTCATCGCAGCTGAATATGGCAGTGAAACAATAACTTACCAAGAACTGGATAGACGTTCTAACCAGTTG
The window above is part of the Brevibacillus antibioticus genome. Proteins encoded here:
- a CDS encoding non-ribosomal peptide synthetase, producing the protein MQDSITALFEEQVELHPDAIALVYKDASLTYKELNSRANRLAHYLKSCGVGAESRVGLYMDRSFEMIVSMVAIIKAGGAYVPLDPAYPEQRLFYMLQDASISIVLTQESLVPRLPDGTKIVCPDLDASKINKESDANVGESTTSESLAYLMYTSGSTGNPKGVLIPHRGVVRLTKHASYVSLTPDETMLQLASISFDAATFEIWGSLLNGAKLVIYPFHGLSLEELGQVLRDEKISTLWLTAGVFHQMIDYRIEDLKGVRQLLTGGDIVSAKHAQRALDMLPNTLVINGYGPTENTTFTCFYHITQKNEIQHSVPIGRPINDTEVFILNDKQKLVPVGLVGELYVGGKGLAFGYWNRPELNEEKFIPHPFQPDAEAKLYRTGDLVKYVPGRGIEFIGRKDNQVKIRGNRIELGEIVAVLNQHESVREAVVLVHEYGADDKRLIAYIAGDGDVDEWKRYANEQLPPFMVPSYFVKMDVFPLTANGKVDRQALPLPDMRTMKDEFVAPRTDTENRIAEIWYEILKVERLSIHDSFFDLGGHSLLATQVISRLQDAFQLSIPLRMLFECPTIASLDAKIMELDRDGKRERTPAIARVSHRDKLPLSHAQQRLWFLHQLEPESTAYNVPHVWRLTGKWDVRALETGWNALLQRHDILRTVFPNEGGQPFQVIEPYVYQTLPVIDLRDQPTVEKEEQIHDYIKQESDKSFDLQRGPLIQVKLIVVEEEQFLLLCTMHHVITDGWSEDILLEEWLAFYEEAESGTRVELPELPIQYADFAVWQREWLTDEVMGQQLDYWKAELSGELPVLQLPIDRPRPSIQTYAGSMHKIVLASELLEKLKALSRQENTTLFMTLLAAYQGFLSRYTGQNDILVGSPIANRNVKEIEGLIGFFVNTLVYRANLQDNPTFKQLLAQVKEKALQAQEYQDVPFEKIVEMLQVERNPSYSPVFQTVFTWAEMEADVYRTSSGQLEKMPVQINVAKFDLQLSMGESEDGLVMNMIYNTDLFDPSTIGKMTDHFAYWLQELVNEPDVPMALLELLTEEERHKLLLEWNHTRATVSMLDSIPTLFEEQVELHPDATALVYKGTSLSYRELNSRANQLAHYLKACGVGADSRVGLYMDRSFEMIISMVAIVKAGGAYVPLDPAYPEQRLLYMLQDASISIVLTQESLMSRLPDGLKIVCPDLQASEINKESVANLGERTTSESLAYLMYTSGSTGNPKGVLIPHRGVIRLTKQVSYVSLTPDEIMLQLASISFDAATFEIWGSLLNGAKLVIYPFHGLSLDELGQVLRDEKISTLWLTAGVFHQMIDYRIEDLRGVRQLLAGGDILSAKHAQRALDMLPDTVVINGYGPTENTTFTCYYPIKNKSAIQHSVPIGRPIDDTEIYILNEMVKVVPDGLVGELYVGGKGLAFGYWNRPEMNEEKFIPHPFQQDSKARLYRTGDLVKYVPGRGIEFIGRKDNQVKIRGNRIELGEIVAVLSQHESVRDAVVLVHDYGADDKRLIAYIAGDGDVDEWKRYASERLPSFMVPSYFVKMDVFPLTANGKVDRQALPLPEMRTMKDEFVAPRTVTESRIASIWRDVLKTETECLGIHDSFFDLGGHSLLATQVISRLQKAFHLSIPLRILFECPTIASLDAKIMELGRDGKRVRTPAIAKASHREKLPLSHAQQRLWFLHQLESESTAYNVPHMWRLTGEWNVQALETGWNALLQRHDILRTVFSNEGGQPFQVIEPHVYQTLPVTDLRNRPAAEKEEQIHDFIMQETDRRFDLQRGPLIQAKLIVVEEDQFLLLCTMHHVITDGWSEDILLEEWLTFYEEAESGVRAELAELPIQYADFAVWQREWLTDEVMGQQLDYWKAELSGELPVLQLPIDRPRPTIQTYAGNMHKVVLATELLEKLKALSRQENTTLFMTLMAAYQAFLSRYTGQSDILVGSPIANRNVKEIEGLIGFFVNTLVYRANLQDNPTFKQLLAQVKEKALQAQEYQDVPFEKIVEMLQLERNTSYSPVFQTVFTWAEMKADVYHSSSGQLEKMPVQINVAKFDLQLSMGESEDGLVMNMIYNTDLFDPSTIEKMIEHFTNWLQELVNAPDVPMALLELLSEKERHKIVVEWNDTAVAIPENTCLHELFIEQVKKTPELIAAEYGSETITYQELDRRSNQLAHYLMMLGVGPNTPVGICMNRSIELVISILGIVKAGGAFLPLDTEMPQARMTKLLESARTNICLSEQEFMNLFGEATSVRCIDTQAEKEKIASMPEGLPEQTVKPTDLVSIYYTSGSTGNPKGVENLHYGWVNRMLWMQRQHGLEQGESVLQKTTLTFDDAAVEFFWPLSVGGRISLLEPWLHRDPEAIIQAAIHYQVACIQFVPSMLNMFVDALTLEDASNLHKLKNVISSGEALLPETVGKFFNKLNAKLHNTWGATEVSIDSTIYTCSPMDALEKDCVSVGKPIDNNRVYVLDQNRKAVPIGVIGDLYIGGLGLARGYLHNSEKTQEVFMENPFVPGERIYRTGDKGYFLPSGNIKFVGRQDNQIKIRGMRVELGEIESTLSRHPSVREAAVISVKNDRSATELAAYIVGDGDVNEWRAFLKEHLPAYMIPTYFMKLDSIPKTTSGKIDRNRLELPVMKPSDFLIIGPRTIPEELIHSIWCDILQVDQISIKDSFFDRGGHSLLATQVISRMRNAFGMDIPLRTIFEFPTIEAIAARISEIKQGSETNTRIHEVSRVENQTDVSLFEVSHGQRRQWFHAKFSDQEAVGGVYLFEVAGTVDSHSMHRSMGLMFERHRIMRTTIIENEGQLYQKVHDDLEVENAFVDLSSLSVTEGEQRIQMDLQSALYKPFDFSRESFFRMTLYRMTPSKHFLILSAHHIGFDGWSLDVFINDLAGIYQQVKRGMQQEFSKPLDYMDYTLWQQTRLQNGELNRQRDYWLKQLQQNADAPFIPRETHSLTHGNRISNVASLLIEQETAQSLLELTRMAGGTVYTSLLAAINIWLSLLTDQTIITVGSTLSGRTQTDLEGIIGPLINPVAMRTDLSGNPTVLEMLNRTRETAYGAYENQEYPYNLVVEDQLAATGDKKSLYSIVFIGQHVSNNQPESDEMTFTECPLRRFLDEAIIQTYEGSHFVQDDQLDMMLFLSTRHDQLTLTAHYNTEAFSENAMDTLLDQLKHVICQMIDNPTQRLSQINVVEEYDFTELFS